Proteins encoded by one window of Panicum virgatum strain AP13 chromosome 7N, P.virgatum_v5, whole genome shotgun sequence:
- the LOC120680609 gene encoding protein GrpE-like isoform X2, translating into MAATFCAGPAASAAANPSSAGRRLQNPAPASLLRARWRPGRGAPSFLSLRRPNAELRPLRVAAGVDPKIVNGEDFPPMKDLIQLYKTAFLDGNDEVLGEVEKAITAVEKEKSRVASQFESVTAEITSGKEKFIRLNADLENFRKQTEKERAKFTSNIQLEVVQSLLPLVDSFEKTNLENTPETEKEQKISTSYQGIYKQLVETLRFLGVGVVETVGKPFDPSHHRVFL; encoded by the exons ATGGCGGCGACCTTctgcgccggccccgccgcctcggccgcggcaaaccctagctccgccggccgccgcctccagaaCCCAGCCCCGGCCTCCTTGCTGCGAGCTCGCTGGAGACCTGGCCGGGGGGCTCCCTCTTTTCTGTCCCTCCGGCGCCCCAATGCCGAGCTGCGGCCGCTCCGCGTCGCCGCTGGCGTTGACCCGAAG ATTGTCAATGGGGAAGATTTCCCTCCTATGAAAGACCTAATCCAACTATACAAGACTGCTTTTCTAGACGGAAATGATGAGGTTCTTGGCGAAGTTGAGAAGGCAATCACTGCCGTGGAAAAAGAGAAGAGTAGGGTAGCATCTCAATTTGAAAGTGTTACAGCCGAAATAACATCTGGGAAGGAGAAGTTCATTCGCTTAAATGCCGATCTGGAGAATTTCCGGAAGCAGACTGAAAAGGAGCGAGCAAAGTTTACATCAAATATACAGTTAGAAGTTGTTCAGAGTCTGTTGCCTCTGGTTGATAGTTTTGAGAAGACAAATTTAGAGAACACCCCAGAGACTGAAAAGGAGCAAAAGATCAGCACAAGCTATCAAGGCATATACAAGCAGTTAGTTGAAACGCTAAGATTTTTGGGTGTAGGAGTTGTGGAAACAGTTGGCAAGCCATTTGATCCTTCG CACCACCGTGTTTTCTTATGA
- the LOC120680607 gene encoding uncharacterized protein At4g26450-like isoform X1, whose protein sequence is MQYQHGGSRSRMPPFARGGGAYGRGPKQFYPPPPPLPAAALPPPPPLNKYEVLLEAGRLAAEYLVAKGVLPPGSLQQRGGAVGAGGWGQLPPPPPLPAGQEATTYYNARSGRRQVDDECGTRNARSRRNRGGDYSSGNSSNYNGRWKRKFGADNRYSDSGRDRGRSRGYSDTRSYEEDDEDGAPGFKRERRSSGGIDEVGSSVSGLAGEGPSSNVEAMGESKLEDTGPKASSNSNVRQKADARHEVEDENEANKMQEDSVVSNSEVVEQTLNCEGNDNNDSSGVVQEAETKHLPVSSGEKVSDGRPEDSGILSEKVQDDKTLHEKAEDDTTSDEVSIMENNLPNDPRNLLNYCSFARVPTRPRSVLPNRNARPAQREFPMSGQGSLVTTEEMSLTAMDGEANTNSMTSIQEDSKDEVVRQEHAEQSTTCNHVAESVTFNEKGTQGETEEMEQQKNITQHYGLEDNKESNELSPSFASHQNSFSLQVEEGIQIYNLDTPLQDEVLIDPPDKGETVDSELVPNTQAEASVTIEEEKLGQSSSFKICDLNLVGCPEVADMRADPRLGQSSTAGCSVEQQDTQQVDFETTLGNNSSSTDTFLLGNKAVQVIDIQDDPPIEAGACDTSKAEGEIVYSSMENMTNPPTNTDALHGIQDGYGLAISDYLGADMPCYQSIQTDLQAGMDLNGSEGITVVDDSIYSSLSDISNFSASSISLSTIMRFILSFCW, encoded by the exons ATGCAGTACCAGCACGGCGGCAGCCGCAGCCGTATGCCGCCgttcgcgcgcggcggcggcgcctacgGCCGCGGCCCGAAGCAGTtctacccgccgccgccgcccctcccggcCGCTGcgctgcctccgcctccgccgctgaaCAAGTATGAGGTGCTCTTGGAGgccggccgcctcgccgccgagtACCTGGTGGCGAAGGGCGTGCTCCCGCCGGGCTCCCtgcagcagcgcggcggcgcagtcGGTGCGGGGGGATGGGGCCAgctgccaccgcctcctccgctgccgGCGGGGCAGGAAGCCACGACGTACTACAACGCCAGGAGTGGCCGACGGCAGGTCGATGATGAGTGTGGTACTCGTAACGCCCGCTCGCGGCGGAACCGTGGTGGTGACTACAGtagcggcaacagcagcaactaCAATGGAAGGTGGAAGAGAAAATTTGGGGCTGATAATAGGTATTCGGATTCAGGGAGGGACAGGGGCAGGAGCAGGGGATATTCAGATACCCGGAGTTATGAAGAGGACGATGAGGATGGGGCTCCTGGGTTCAAACGGGAGCGGCGAAGCAGTGGTGGGATTGATGAAGTTGGGAGCAGCGTGTCAGGGCTGGCTGGGGAGGGGCCATCATCGAATGTGGAGGCGATGGGGGAGTCGAAGCTGGAGGATACTGGACCAAAGGCTAGTTCTAACAGCAATGTTCGGCAGAAAGCTGATGCTCGGCATGAGGTGGAGGATGAGAATGAGGCAAATAAAATGCAGGAGGACAGTGTGGTGTCTAATTCAGAAGTAGTGGAACAAACATTGAATTGTGAGGGTAATGACAACAATGATTCTTCTGGTGTTGTTCAAGAGGCTGAGACAAAACATTTGCCAGTATCCTCTGGTGAAAAAGTCTCAGATGGGAGGCCAGAAGATAGTGGCATTCTGAGTGAGAAGGTTCAAGATGATAAGACTTTACACGAGAAGGCTGAAGATGATACGACGTCAGATGAGGTCTCCATTATGGAGAACAATTTACCTAATGATCCTAGAAATTTACTAAACTATTGTAGTTTTGCAAGAGTTCCGACAAGACCACGATCAGTGCTTCCAAACAGGAACGCACGACCAGCCCAAAGAGAATTTCCTATGTCTGGACAGGGCAGTCTTGTTACCACTGAAGAAATGTCCCTGACGGCAATGGATGGAGAAGCTAACACCAACTCTATGACTAGTATCCAGGAAGACAGCAAAGATGAGGTGGTCAGACAAGAACATGCTGAACAAAGCACTACATGTAATCATGTGGCAGAATCAGTGACATTCAATGAAAAGGGAACACAAGGTGAAACTGAAGAGATGGAACAACAGAAGAACATCACTCAACATTACGGTCTTGAGGATAATAAGGAGTCCAATGAATTGTCTCCTTCATTTGCTTCTCACCAGAATAGCTTCAGTTTGCAAGTTGAGGAAGGAATACAAATTTACAATTTAGATACCCCACTACAGGATGAAGTGTTGATCGATCCACCCGATAAAGGAGAAACTGTTGATTCTGAGTTAGTACCTAATACGCAAGCAGAAGCTTCTGTCACAATAGAAGAGGAAAAGCTTGGTCAGTCTAGCTCATTTAAAATATGCGATCTCAACCTGGTTGGTTGTCCAGAGGTTGCTGACATGCGAGCTGATCCTCGTTTAGGCCAAAGCTCCACTGCTGGATGTTCAGTGGAGCAACAAGATACTCAGCAAGTTGACTTTGAAACAACTCTCGGTAACAATTCAAGTAGTACTGACACATTTTTATTGGGAAATAAGGCAGTTCAAGTTATTGATATCCAAGATGACCCACCAATTGAAGCTGGTGCTTGTGACACTTCAAAAGCAGA AGGTGAGATAGTGTATTCTAGCATGGAGAACATGACGAACCCGCCCACGAACACCGATGCCCTTCATGGTATCCAAGATGGTTATGGTCTTGCGATTTCAGATTACCTTGGTGCTGATATGCCATGCTACCAATCAATACAAACAGATCTTCAAGCTGGGATGGACCTAAATGGTTCAGAG GGCATAACTGTCGTGGATGATTCAATATATAGTTCTCTTAGTGACATAAGTAACTTTTCTGCATCTTCAATTAGTCTTTCTACAATTATGCGCTTTATATTGTCATTTTGTTGGTAG
- the LOC120680609 gene encoding protein GrpE-like isoform X1, translating to MAATFCAGPAASAAANPSSAGRRLQNPAPASLLRARWRPGRGAPSFLSLRRPNAELRPLRVAAGVDPKIVNGEDFPPMKDLIQLYKTAFLDGNDEVLGEVEKAITAVEKEKSRVASQFESVTAEITSGKEKFIRLNADLENFRKQTEKERAKFTSNIQLEVVQSLLPLVDSFEKTNLENTPETEKEQKISTSYQGIYKQLVETLRFLGVGVVETVGKPFDPSVHEAIAREESSQFKAGVVSHEIRRGFLLKERLLRPATVKVSTGSGKQSASSVEAAKDATV from the exons ATGGCGGCGACCTTctgcgccggccccgccgcctcggccgcggcaaaccctagctccgccggccgccgcctccagaaCCCAGCCCCGGCCTCCTTGCTGCGAGCTCGCTGGAGACCTGGCCGGGGGGCTCCCTCTTTTCTGTCCCTCCGGCGCCCCAATGCCGAGCTGCGGCCGCTCCGCGTCGCCGCTGGCGTTGACCCGAAG ATTGTCAATGGGGAAGATTTCCCTCCTATGAAAGACCTAATCCAACTATACAAGACTGCTTTTCTAGACGGAAATGATGAGGTTCTTGGCGAAGTTGAGAAGGCAATCACTGCCGTGGAAAAAGAGAAGAGTAGGGTAGCATCTCAATTTGAAAGTGTTACAGCCGAAATAACATCTGGGAAGGAGAAGTTCATTCGCTTAAATGCCGATCTGGAGAATTTCCGGAAGCAGACTGAAAAGGAGCGAGCAAAGTTTACATCAAATATACAGTTAGAAGTTGTTCAGAGTCTGTTGCCTCTGGTTGATAGTTTTGAGAAGACAAATTTAGAGAACACCCCAGAGACTGAAAAGGAGCAAAAGATCAGCACAAGCTATCAAGGCATATACAAGCAGTTAGTTGAAACGCTAAGATTTTTGGGTGTAGGAGTTGTGGAAACAGTTGGCAAGCCATTTGATCCTTCG GTACATGAGGCCATCGCACGAGAAGAATCCTCACAATTCAAGGCAGGGGTTGTCTCACATGAAATCCGCAGAGGGTTCCTCTTGAAGGAGAGGCTGCTAAGGCCTGCTACTGTGAAGGTTTCCACTGGCTCTGGCAAACAAAGCGCAAGCTCAGTGGAGGCGGCCAAAGATGCCACTGTGTGA
- the LOC120680605 gene encoding uncharacterized protein At4g26450-like yields the protein MDWAQQQGVSLPAPRSEFYPQRMQYQHGGSRSRMPPFARGAAAYGRGPKQFYPPPPPPPPPPPPVPAAALPPPPPLNKYEVLLEAGHLAAEYLVAKGVLPPGSLQQRGGAVSAGGWGQLPPPPPPPPPAGQEAPTYYNARSGRRQVDDECGTRNARSRRHRGGDYSSSNSSNYNGRWKRKFGADNRYSDSGRDRGRNRGYSDTRSYYEDDEDGAPGFKRDRRSSDGIDEVGSSISGVAGEGPSSKTQAMGDSELEDTGSKASSNSNFQQKADAPHEVEDENEANKMQEDSVVSNSEVVEQTLNCEGNDNNDSSGVLQEAETKHLPVSSGEKVSDGRPEHSGILSEKVEDDKTLHEKAEDDTTSDDVSIMETNLPNDPINLLNYCSFARVPTRPRSVLANRNARPAQREFPVSGEVSLVTAEGMSQMAMDGEVNTNSMTSIQEDSKDEVVRQEHGEQSTTCNHVAESVTFHEKETQEEREEQNSSPQQYGVEDNKEPSELSPSFASHQNSFSLQVEKGIQIYNLDTPSQDELLIDPPDKDKTVDSELLSNIKAEGSVTMEEEKLGQSSSFKIRDLNLVGSPEVADMRADPRLGQISTAGCSVELQDNQQVDFGTTLGNNSNNTNTFPLGNKAVQVIDIEDDSPIEAGVCDTSKAKDEMVYSSMENMANPPTNTDALHGIQDGYNLAIPDYLGADMPCYQSIQTDLQDGMDLNGSEGITVMDDSIYSSLGDIGFMEVWDQQPQDYEKFF from the exons ATGGATTGGGCGCAGCAGCAGGGCGTGAGCTTGCCGGCGCCGCGATCCGAGTTCTACCCCCAGCGGATGCAGTACCAGCACGgcggcagccgcagccgcatgCCGCCGTtcgcgcgcggcgccgccgcctacgGCCGCGGCCCGAAGCAGTtctacccgccgccgccgccgccgccgccgcctcctcctcccgtcccggcggccgcgctgcctccacctccgccgctgAACAAGTATGAAGTGCTTTTGGAGGccggccacctcgccgccgagtACCTGGTGGCGAAGGGCGTGCTCCCGCCGGGCTCCCtgcagcagcgcggcggcgcagtcAGTGCCGGGGGATGGGGCcagctgcctcctcctcctcctccgccgccgccggcggggcagGAAGCCCCGACGTACTACAACGCCCGGAGTGGCCGGCGGCAGGTCGATGATGAGTGTGGTACTCGTAACGCCCGCTCGCGGCGGCACCGAGGTGGCGATTACagtagcagcaacagcagcaactaCAATGGAAGGTGGAAGAGGAAGTTTGGGGCTGACAATAGGTATTCGGATTCCGGGAGGGATAGGGGGAGGAACAGGGGATATTCGGATACCCGGAGTTATTACGAGGACGATGAGGATGGGGCTCCGGGGTTCAAACGCGATCGGCGAAGCAGTGATGGGATTGATGAGGTTGGGAGTAGCATATCAGGGGTGGCTGGGGAGGGGCCATCATCAAAGACACAGGCGATGGGGGACTCAGAGCTGGAGGATACTGGATCAAAGGCTAGTTCTAACAGCAATTTTCAGCAGAAAGCTGATGCTCCGCATGAGGTGGAGGATGAGAATGAGGCAAATAAAATGCAGGAGGACAGTGTGGTGTCTAATTCAGAGGTAGTGGAACAAACGTTGAATTGTGAGGGTAATGACAACAATGATTCTTCTGGTGTTCTTCAAGAGGCTGAGACAAAACATTTGCCAGTATCCTCTGGTGAAAAAGTCTCAGATGGGAGGCCTGAACATAGTGGCATTCTGAGTGAGAAGGTTGAAGATGATAAGACTTTGCACGAGAAGGCTGAAGATGATACGACATCAGATGATGTCTCCATTATGGAGACCAATTTACCTAATGATCCTATAAATTTACTAAACTATTGTAGTTTTGCAAGAGTTCCAACAAGACCGCGATCAGTGCTTGCAAACAGGAATGCACGGCCAGCCCAAAGAGAATTTCCTGTGTCTGGAGAGGTCAGTCTGGTTACCGCTGAAGGAATGTCCCAGATGGCAATGGATGGCGAAGTCAACACCAACTCCATGACCAGTATCCAGGAAGACAGCAAAGATGAGGTGGTCAGACAAGAACATGGTGAACAAAGCACTACCTGCAATCATGTGGCAGAATCAGTGACATTCCATGAAAAGGAAACACAAGAAGAGAGGGAAGAACAGAATAGCAGTCCTCAACAATATGGGGTCGAGGATAATAAGGAGCCCAGTGAACTGTCCCCTTCATTTGCTTCTCACCAGAATAGCTTCagtttgcaagttgagaaaggAATACAAATTTACAATTTAGATACGCCGTCACAGGATGAATTGTTGATTGATCCACCCGATAAAGATAAAACAGTTGATTCGGAGTTATTATCTAATATCAAAGCAGAAggttctgtcacaatggaaGAGGAAAAGCTTGGTCAGTCTAGCTCATTTAAAATACGTGATCTCAACCTTGTTGGTAGTCCAGAGGTTGCTGACATGCGAGCTGATCCTCGTTTAGGCCAGATCTCCACTGCTGGATGTTCAGTGGAGCTGCAAGATAATCAGCAAGTTGACTTTGGAACAACTCTCGGTAACAATTCAAATAATACCAACACGTTTCCTTTGGGAAATAAGGCTGTTCAAGTTATTGATATAGAAGATGACTCACCAATTGAAGCTGGTGTTTGTGACACTTCAAAAGCAAA AGATGAGATGGTATATTCTAGCATGGAGAATATGGCGAACCCACCCACGAACACTGATGCCCTTCATGGTATCCAAGATGGTTATAATCTTGCGATTCCAGATTACCTTGGTGCTGATATGCCATGCTACCAATCAATACAAACAGACCTTCAAGATGGGATGGACCTAAATGGTTCAGAG GGCATAACTGTCATGGATGATTCAATATATAGTTCTCTTGGCGACATAG GTTTTATGGAGGTTTGGGACCAGCAACCTCAAGACTACGAGAAGTTCTTCTGA
- the LOC120680607 gene encoding uncharacterized protein At4g26450-like isoform X2, with protein sequence MQYQHGGSRSRMPPFARGGGAYGRGPKQFYPPPPPLPAAALPPPPPLNKYEVLLEAGRLAAEYLVAKGVLPPGSLQQRGGAVGAGGWGQLPPPPPLPAGQEATTYYNARSGRRQVDDECGTRNARSRRNRGGDYSSGNSSNYNGRWKRKFGADNRYSDSGRDRGRSRGYSDTRSYEEDDEDGAPGFKRERRSSGGIDEVGSSVSGLAGEGPSSNVEAMGESKLEDTGPKASSNSNVRQKADARHEVEDENEANKMQEDSVVSNSEVVEQTLNCEGNDNNDSSGVVQEAETKHLPVSSGEKVSDGRPEDSGILSEKVQDDKTLHEKAEDDTTSDEVSIMENNLPNDPRNLLNYCSFARVPTRPRSVLPNRNARPAQREFPMSGQGSLVTTEEMSLTAMDGEANTNSMTSIQEDSKDEVVRQEHAEQSTTCNHVAESVTFNEKGTQGETEEMEQQKNITQHYGLEDNKESNELSPSFASHQNSFSLQVEEGIQIYNLDTPLQDEVLIDPPDKGETVDSELVPNTQAEASVTIEEEKLGQSSSFKICDLNLVGCPEVADMRADPRLGQSSTAGCSVEQQDTQQVDFETTLGNNSSSTDTFLLGNKAVQVIDIQDDPPIEAGACDTSKAEGEIVYSSMENMTNPPTNTDALHGIQDGYGLAISDYLGADMPCYQSIQTDLQAGMDLNGSEGITVVDDSIYSSLSDISFMEVWDQQPQDYEKFF encoded by the exons ATGCAGTACCAGCACGGCGGCAGCCGCAGCCGTATGCCGCCgttcgcgcgcggcggcggcgcctacgGCCGCGGCCCGAAGCAGTtctacccgccgccgccgcccctcccggcCGCTGcgctgcctccgcctccgccgctgaaCAAGTATGAGGTGCTCTTGGAGgccggccgcctcgccgccgagtACCTGGTGGCGAAGGGCGTGCTCCCGCCGGGCTCCCtgcagcagcgcggcggcgcagtcGGTGCGGGGGGATGGGGCCAgctgccaccgcctcctccgctgccgGCGGGGCAGGAAGCCACGACGTACTACAACGCCAGGAGTGGCCGACGGCAGGTCGATGATGAGTGTGGTACTCGTAACGCCCGCTCGCGGCGGAACCGTGGTGGTGACTACAGtagcggcaacagcagcaactaCAATGGAAGGTGGAAGAGAAAATTTGGGGCTGATAATAGGTATTCGGATTCAGGGAGGGACAGGGGCAGGAGCAGGGGATATTCAGATACCCGGAGTTATGAAGAGGACGATGAGGATGGGGCTCCTGGGTTCAAACGGGAGCGGCGAAGCAGTGGTGGGATTGATGAAGTTGGGAGCAGCGTGTCAGGGCTGGCTGGGGAGGGGCCATCATCGAATGTGGAGGCGATGGGGGAGTCGAAGCTGGAGGATACTGGACCAAAGGCTAGTTCTAACAGCAATGTTCGGCAGAAAGCTGATGCTCGGCATGAGGTGGAGGATGAGAATGAGGCAAATAAAATGCAGGAGGACAGTGTGGTGTCTAATTCAGAAGTAGTGGAACAAACATTGAATTGTGAGGGTAATGACAACAATGATTCTTCTGGTGTTGTTCAAGAGGCTGAGACAAAACATTTGCCAGTATCCTCTGGTGAAAAAGTCTCAGATGGGAGGCCAGAAGATAGTGGCATTCTGAGTGAGAAGGTTCAAGATGATAAGACTTTACACGAGAAGGCTGAAGATGATACGACGTCAGATGAGGTCTCCATTATGGAGAACAATTTACCTAATGATCCTAGAAATTTACTAAACTATTGTAGTTTTGCAAGAGTTCCGACAAGACCACGATCAGTGCTTCCAAACAGGAACGCACGACCAGCCCAAAGAGAATTTCCTATGTCTGGACAGGGCAGTCTTGTTACCACTGAAGAAATGTCCCTGACGGCAATGGATGGAGAAGCTAACACCAACTCTATGACTAGTATCCAGGAAGACAGCAAAGATGAGGTGGTCAGACAAGAACATGCTGAACAAAGCACTACATGTAATCATGTGGCAGAATCAGTGACATTCAATGAAAAGGGAACACAAGGTGAAACTGAAGAGATGGAACAACAGAAGAACATCACTCAACATTACGGTCTTGAGGATAATAAGGAGTCCAATGAATTGTCTCCTTCATTTGCTTCTCACCAGAATAGCTTCAGTTTGCAAGTTGAGGAAGGAATACAAATTTACAATTTAGATACCCCACTACAGGATGAAGTGTTGATCGATCCACCCGATAAAGGAGAAACTGTTGATTCTGAGTTAGTACCTAATACGCAAGCAGAAGCTTCTGTCACAATAGAAGAGGAAAAGCTTGGTCAGTCTAGCTCATTTAAAATATGCGATCTCAACCTGGTTGGTTGTCCAGAGGTTGCTGACATGCGAGCTGATCCTCGTTTAGGCCAAAGCTCCACTGCTGGATGTTCAGTGGAGCAACAAGATACTCAGCAAGTTGACTTTGAAACAACTCTCGGTAACAATTCAAGTAGTACTGACACATTTTTATTGGGAAATAAGGCAGTTCAAGTTATTGATATCCAAGATGACCCACCAATTGAAGCTGGTGCTTGTGACACTTCAAAAGCAGA AGGTGAGATAGTGTATTCTAGCATGGAGAACATGACGAACCCGCCCACGAACACCGATGCCCTTCATGGTATCCAAGATGGTTATGGTCTTGCGATTTCAGATTACCTTGGTGCTGATATGCCATGCTACCAATCAATACAAACAGATCTTCAAGCTGGGATGGACCTAAATGGTTCAGAG GGCATAACTGTCGTGGATGATTCAATATATAGTTCTCTTAGTGACATAA GTTTTATGGAGGTTTGGGACCAGCAACCTCAAGACTACGAGAAGTTCTTCTGA
- the LOC120681121 gene encoding putative magnesium transporter MRS2-D: MASTRRRHAGVAAAGEWAAVSGAGAWRVEAIGKQQLMRRTGLPARDLRALDPALSYPSSIMGRDRAVVVNLERVRAVITATEVLVPDPRDPAVAPLVRELRARLMATPAPAAPLPQVSLRPRSPRSLPPASLANGGASPPAPGVGGEGKDDQALGRDKALPFEFRALEVCLEFACNSLEQETCTLEEEAYPALDELSSNVSTLNLERVRQIKSRLVAISGRVQKVRDELEHLLDDDVDMAAMHLSEKLAYQAADANSSRSGVDNEPSEFEEERGDGEVEEEGGGSSEGGYGNGTSATVFTPKIDELEILLEAYFVQIDGTLNKLSALREYVDDTEDYINIMLDDKQNQLLQMGIMLSTGTLVVSCAIAATGVFGMNITIPLYTAATEGVFWQVTGGIVGAAAAVYLVALLCYRRSGILQ; this comes from the exons ATGGCGTCGACGCGCCGGAGGCAtgcgggggtggcggcggcgggggagtggGCGGCGGTGTCCGGCGCGGGGGCGTGGCGCGTCGAGGCGATCGGCAAGCAGCAGCTGATGCGGCGGACGGGGCTCCCCGCGCGCGACCTCCGCGCGCTGGACCCGGCGCTGTCCTACCCGTCCAGCATCATGGGCCGGGaccgcgccgtcgtcgtcaaccTGGAGCGCGTCCGCGCCGTCATCACCGCCACCGAGGTGCTCGTCCCGGACCCGCGGGaccccgccgtcgcgccgctcgtccgcgagctccgcgCCCGCCTGATGGCCACCCccgccccggccgcgccgctgccgcaggTCTCTCTACGTCCTCGGTCTCCTCGCTCTCTCCCGCCGGCTTCCTTGGCC AACGGCGGTGCGTCGCCGCCGGCACCTGGAGTGGGCGGCGAAGGCAAGGACGACCAAGCATTGGGACGCGACAAGGCCCTGCCGTTCGAGTTCAGGGCGCTCGAGGTGTGCCTCGAGTTCGCGTGCAACTCGCTTGAACAAGAG ACTTGTACATTGGAGGAAGAGGCGTACCCGGCTTTAGACGAGCTGAGCTCCAATGTCAGCACTCTCAACCTCGAGCGCGTGAGGCAGATAAAGAGCCGATTGGTTGCGATTTCAGGGAGAGTTCAGAAG GTCAGGGATGAACTCGAACACCTGCTAGACGACGACGTGGACATGGCCGCCATGCACCTGTCGGAGAAGCTCGCCTACCAGGCCGCTGACGCCAACTCGTCGAGATCCGGCGTCGACAACGAGCCGAGCGAGTTCGAGGAGGAGAG GGGCGACGGAGAGGTcgaagaagagggaggaggaTCATCCGAGGGCGGCTATGGCAACGGGACCTCCGCCACCGTCTTCACGCCCAAGATCGACGAGCTGGAGATCCTCCTGGAGGCCTACTTCGTGCAGATCGACGGCACCCTGAACAAGCTCTCCGCT CTGCGCGAGTACGTGGACGACACGGAGGACTACATCAACATCATGCTGGACGACAAGCAGAACCAGCTTCTGCAGATGGGGATCATGCTGTCCACGGGCACGCTGGTGGTCAGCTGCGCCATCGCGGCCACGGGCGTCTTCGGCATGAACATCACCATCCCGCTCTACACGGCCGCCACCGAGGGGGTCTTCTGGCAGGTCACCGGCGGcatcgtcggcgccgccgccgccgtctaccTCGTCGCGCTGCTCTGCTACAGGAGGAGCGGCATACTGCAGTGA